A portion of the Rhodanobacter sp. AS-Z3 genome contains these proteins:
- a CDS encoding TonB-dependent siderophore receptor produces MPFSRTPLILALLAAVAPAHATDTTTDTASEPQATHLAPVHVNANGNLGYHANNSQLDTFGSFGNAPLQDTPAAITVITRDQIDDRQPHTLSELARSDAALGDSYAPVGYYQDIAIRGFALDLATGYRLNEMSLVGEQPVALEDKQRVEILKGLGGLEAGVVAPGGLVNYVSKRPADVRSATVGTDSHGSRYLALDVGGWLSPTFGVRVNAAHEDMNSYVQHADGRRTFLSLAADWKISPNATLQLDSDYQTSGQRSVSGYQLLGGTTIPANPSRTRLLGFEPWQRPVGIDASNSTLRFNYRLGDAWSAQLSASHSHAVIDDNVAFAYGCFYSADCASGATPGYFFAPNGDYDIYDYRSPDDTRVNDEARAVLKGSFDTGAISHEVSLGSSAFRRTIDRRAYVYDYVGTGNINQVNPPYFAPSPNQPGNSVRRLTSWQHSVFALDRVHLGEQWQVLAGARFVRLHERAYDSSGAPERDTQLSKMLPQAAVLWQPTARLTGYLSYSESLSLGNEAPYWTSNGGTTLAPLLARQSEAGLKLAWSDALSLTAALYRISQPYQFAQPGQTAEGFTFVQHGNEVHSGLELNAAGQLSDRLRLTASVNLIRARAENTGSPTYEGHQVVNVPRVRSALYLDYRLPFAEQLSVLGGWRYASSNMATPDGVTRVPAYSVFDAGVRYASQWNGHEMTWRLSIDNMFNRFYWRDTGSSGGDSYLFPGAPRLARLSLTFAF; encoded by the coding sequence ATGCCCTTTTCCCGCACTCCCCTGATCCTCGCCCTGCTCGCGGCTGTTGCGCCGGCGCACGCCACCGACACCACCACGGACACGGCCAGCGAACCGCAAGCCACGCATCTGGCGCCGGTCCACGTGAATGCGAACGGCAACCTTGGTTATCACGCGAACAACTCGCAACTGGACACGTTCGGCAGCTTCGGCAATGCGCCGCTGCAGGACACGCCGGCAGCGATCACCGTGATCACCCGCGACCAGATCGACGACCGCCAGCCGCACACGCTGAGCGAACTGGCCCGCAGCGACGCCGCGCTGGGCGACAGCTATGCGCCGGTCGGTTACTACCAGGACATTGCCATCCGTGGCTTTGCACTCGACCTCGCCACCGGCTATCGGCTCAACGAGATGAGTCTGGTCGGCGAACAGCCGGTTGCGCTGGAAGACAAGCAGCGGGTGGAAATCCTCAAGGGTCTGGGCGGTCTTGAAGCCGGCGTGGTCGCGCCAGGCGGCTTGGTCAACTACGTCAGCAAGCGCCCGGCCGATGTACGCAGTGCCACGGTTGGCACCGACTCACACGGTTCGCGCTATCTCGCACTCGATGTCGGTGGCTGGCTCAGCCCGACGTTCGGGGTGCGCGTGAATGCCGCGCATGAGGACATGAACTCCTACGTGCAGCATGCCGATGGCCGACGCACGTTCCTCTCGCTGGCGGCGGACTGGAAGATCAGCCCGAACGCCACGCTGCAACTGGACAGTGATTACCAGACCAGCGGACAGCGCTCGGTCTCCGGCTACCAGTTGCTGGGCGGCACGACGATTCCGGCAAACCCCAGCCGAACCCGCCTGCTCGGTTTCGAGCCATGGCAGCGGCCGGTGGGTATCGACGCCAGCAACAGCACCTTGCGCTTCAACTATCGCCTCGGCGACGCCTGGAGCGCGCAGCTTTCCGCCAGCCACAGCCATGCCGTGATCGACGACAACGTCGCGTTTGCTTACGGCTGTTTCTATTCCGCGGACTGCGCCAGCGGCGCCACGCCCGGCTACTTCTTTGCGCCGAATGGTGACTACGACATCTACGACTATCGCAGCCCCGACGACACCCGCGTCAACGACGAGGCGCGTGCCGTGTTGAAGGGTTCGTTCGACACCGGCGCGATCAGCCACGAAGTCAGTCTGGGCAGCAGCGCCTTCCGTCGCACCATCGACCGTCGCGCCTACGTCTACGACTACGTTGGCACCGGCAATATCAATCAGGTGAACCCACCGTACTTCGCGCCGTCGCCGAACCAGCCCGGCAATTCGGTGCGCCGACTGACCAGTTGGCAACATTCCGTATTCGCGCTGGACCGGGTGCATCTGGGTGAACAATGGCAGGTGCTTGCCGGTGCGCGTTTCGTGCGTCTGCACGAACGTGCCTATGACTCCAGTGGCGCGCCCGAGCGCGATACGCAGCTCAGCAAAATGCTGCCGCAGGCCGCCGTGCTGTGGCAGCCCACCGCACGCCTGACCGGTTACCTCAGCTACAGCGAGAGCCTGTCACTGGGCAACGAGGCGCCGTACTGGACATCCAATGGCGGCACCACGCTGGCGCCGCTGCTGGCACGCCAGAGCGAAGCCGGCCTCAAGCTCGCGTGGAGTGATGCATTGAGCCTGACTGCCGCGCTGTACCGCATCAGCCAGCCCTACCAATTCGCGCAGCCTGGCCAGACCGCAGAAGGCTTTACCTTCGTGCAGCACGGCAACGAAGTGCACAGCGGACTGGAACTCAACGCTGCCGGACAACTCAGCGATCGCCTGCGCCTCACCGCCAGCGTCAATCTGATCCGTGCCCGCGCCGAAAACACTGGTTCACCTACTTACGAAGGCCATCAAGTCGTCAACGTGCCGCGCGTACGCAGCGCGCTGTATCTCGACTATCGCCTGCCGTTCGCCGAGCAGCTCAGCGTGCTCGGGGGCTGGCGCTACGCCAGCAGCAACATGGCTACGCCTGATGGCGTGACCCGCGTGCCGGCGTATAGCGTGTTCGACGCCGGCGTGCGTTACGCCAGTCAGTGGAACGGCCATGAAATGACCTGGCGGCTCAGCATCGACAACATGTTCAACCGCTTCTACTGGCGCGACACCGGCAGCTCCGGCGGCGACAGCTACCTGTTCCCGGGTGCGCCGCGGCTGGCGCGCCTGTCACTGACGTTCGCGTTCTGA
- the pnuC gene encoding nicotinamide riboside transporter PnuC has product MTWVELIAAIVSALGVWLTTRRQPWCWPVGLVSVLVYAWVFVDAKLYSDALLQLAFAGFIGYGWYRWLQHLGADGRVQVAPLPRRQALIHLLIGGVGAVALGAFMHHLTDAALPWLDSALTAFSLVAQWWQARRHVAAWWLWIAVDVIYVGEYVYKHLLITSVLYAGFVVLAVIGLRAWQGAGRKLARTPAVPSTPA; this is encoded by the coding sequence ATGACCTGGGTCGAACTCATCGCCGCCATCGTCAGCGCCCTGGGCGTCTGGCTGACCACCCGACGCCAGCCGTGGTGCTGGCCGGTCGGGCTGGTGTCCGTGCTGGTCTACGCGTGGGTGTTTGTCGACGCGAAGCTGTATTCCGACGCGCTGCTGCAACTGGCCTTCGCCGGCTTCATCGGTTACGGCTGGTACCGCTGGCTGCAACACCTCGGCGCAGACGGGCGGGTGCAGGTGGCACCGCTACCCCGGCGGCAGGCGCTCATCCATCTGCTCATCGGCGGCGTCGGCGCGGTCGCGCTCGGTGCGTTCATGCATCATCTGACGGATGCGGCGCTGCCGTGGCTGGACTCGGCGCTCACCGCCTTCAGCCTGGTGGCGCAATGGTGGCAGGCGCGGCGGCATGTGGCGGCATGGTGGCTGTGGATTGCGGTGGACGTGATCTACGTGGGCGAATACGTTTACAAACACCTGCTGATCACCTCGGTGCTGTATGCGGGATTCGTGGTGTTGGCGGTGATCGGCCTGCGCGCCTGGCAAGGTGCCGGTCGCAAGCTTGCCCGTACGCCGGCAGTGCCTTCGACACCGGCTTGA
- a CDS encoding amidohydrolase family protein, protein MHRLPKGCSRTLFAASFTLAGAMFTPASHAAMPTLSPAVQAYVAHAQPLLAITNVRVIDGNGTAAKEDQTVLLRDGRIEAVGRHVKLPKNATVIDGSGQTLIPGLVGMHDHMFYPAPRVNPAATDPMYPEQASSFPKLYLAAGVTTIRTTGSTEPYTDMDLKTAIDAGLLVGPKMHTTGPYLEGKGSFTPQMHELTGVDDARNTVNYWIAEGATSFKAYMNITRAELSAAIAAAHAKGVKVTGHLCSIGFTEAADLGIDDLEHGLFVDTEFTAGKQLDVCPDTKAAVAHMATLSVDSTEIQGLIKHLVARHVAVTSTLPVFETMVPGRAPQDARVLDAMLPQARVEYLKTRERVAAMKDSPWTKVFQLEMDFERAFVKAGGTLMAGLDPTGYGGVIAGYGDQREVELLVDAGFTPVQAIQIASLNGARFMGVDKDIGSIEVGKAADMVLVKGNPANNIKDIENVVLVFKDGVGYDSAMLVKAANGTVGLR, encoded by the coding sequence ATGCATCGTTTGCCGAAGGGCTGTTCGCGCACGTTGTTTGCTGCTTCGTTCACGCTGGCGGGTGCGATGTTCACCCCGGCATCCCATGCCGCGATGCCGACACTATCGCCAGCGGTGCAGGCGTATGTGGCCCACGCGCAACCGCTGCTGGCAATCACTAATGTGCGGGTGATCGATGGCAACGGCACCGCGGCGAAGGAAGACCAGACGGTGCTGCTGCGTGATGGACGCATCGAGGCGGTCGGGCGTCACGTGAAGCTGCCCAAAAACGCGACAGTGATCGACGGCAGCGGGCAGACGTTGATCCCCGGCCTGGTCGGCATGCACGATCACATGTTCTATCCGGCGCCGAGGGTGAATCCCGCAGCGACGGACCCGATGTACCCGGAGCAGGCGTCCAGCTTCCCCAAGCTGTATCTGGCGGCCGGGGTCACCACCATTCGTACCACCGGCAGCACCGAGCCGTATACCGACATGGACCTGAAGACGGCCATCGATGCCGGGCTGCTGGTCGGGCCGAAGATGCACACCACCGGTCCGTATCTGGAAGGTAAGGGCAGCTTTACGCCGCAGATGCACGAGCTGACCGGTGTGGATGATGCACGCAACACGGTGAACTACTGGATCGCTGAGGGAGCCACTTCGTTCAAGGCCTACATGAATATCACGCGCGCCGAGTTGTCGGCGGCGATTGCGGCGGCGCATGCGAAGGGCGTCAAGGTTACCGGTCACCTGTGTTCGATCGGTTTCACCGAGGCGGCGGATCTGGGCATCGACGACCTCGAACATGGTTTGTTTGTGGATACGGAATTCACCGCCGGCAAGCAACTGGATGTATGCCCCGATACCAAGGCCGCCGTTGCCCACATGGCCACATTGAGTGTGGACAGTACCGAGATTCAGGGGCTGATCAAGCATCTGGTGGCAAGGCATGTGGCGGTGACGTCCACGCTGCCGGTATTCGAGACCATGGTGCCCGGCCGTGCGCCCCAGGATGCGCGGGTGCTGGATGCGATGCTGCCGCAAGCTCGCGTGGAATACCTGAAGACGCGCGAACGGGTTGCCGCGATGAAGGACTCGCCGTGGACCAAGGTGTTTCAGTTGGAAATGGATTTCGAACGCGCCTTCGTCAAGGCAGGCGGCACGTTGATGGCGGGCCTTGATCCCACCGGCTATGGCGGAGTGATTGCCGGCTATGGCGATCAGCGCGAAGTGGAATTGCTGGTAGATGCCGGCTTTACGCCAGTGCAGGCCATCCAGATCGCCAGTTTGAACGGTGCACGCTTCATGGGCGTCGACAAGGACATCGGTTCGATCGAAGTGGGAAAGGCTGCAGACATGGTGCTGGTCAAAGGCAACCCGGCGAACAACATCAAGGACATCGAGAACGTGGTGCTGGTGTTCAAGGATGGCGTGGGCTACGACTCGGCCATGCTGGTCAAGGCGGCGAACGGCACGGTGGGGTTGCGCTGA
- a CDS encoding AHH domain-containing protein has product MSLKPKGKPFDQVDPSLLDLRIAAGMICRAGNGHAVVNELIIEVEKDKIRYNNGQTLRASAKRLMVDARRNARHSVVLSRNMLAAGQTRPAEVAAHHIVARKDAGADRARKLIFGWNIAINDVDNGVYLPRWKRSHVPSLPNTTKHSVVHTEQYHLEVWFRLSAVAALDAKDRRGGRIALRTIKQELINGIFPYLPEMSS; this is encoded by the coding sequence ATGTCGCTGAAACCAAAGGGTAAGCCTTTCGACCAAGTCGATCCGAGTTTGCTCGACTTGCGGATAGCTGCGGGCATGATCTGCCGAGCGGGAAATGGTCACGCTGTGGTCAACGAGTTGATCATTGAGGTGGAGAAAGACAAGATTCGATACAATAACGGCCAGACACTTCGGGCTTCTGCAAAGCGGCTCATGGTCGACGCCCGTAGGAATGCTCGCCATTCTGTTGTGCTATCCAGAAATATGTTGGCTGCCGGGCAAACTCGACCAGCCGAGGTCGCGGCCCATCATATTGTTGCCCGGAAAGACGCCGGTGCTGATCGTGCCCGAAAGCTGATCTTTGGGTGGAACATCGCGATCAATGATGTAGACAATGGCGTCTATCTTCCACGTTGGAAGCGCTCTCATGTACCCAGTTTGCCGAATACGACGAAGCATTCTGTTGTGCACACCGAGCAATATCATTTGGAAGTGTGGTTCCGTTTGAGCGCGGTTGCAGCACTCGACGCGAAGGATCGTCGTGGTGGTCGTATCGCGTTAAGAACGATCAAGCAGGAGCTCATCAATGGTATTTTTCCCTACCTTCCGGAAATGAGCTCATGA
- a CDS encoding histidine phosphatase family protein gives MLPRLLLLLCCLLLTAPACAAEAPATRTIILVRHGDYRADPAADKKLGPHLAPIGVAQAHLVGARLAALPNHFDAMYVSPVQRARDTAAVIAGDFPGRHFEVVGDLEECMPPTRRKEVTVDEKPADLAACKQQFDRLFAQYFKPAHGHPQTDLMVCHGNVIRNMVVRALGVDSAAWLEMSVENASITKILVEADGRFKVISVGDVGHIPPSLRTGATGDIERSLAIPVLP, from the coding sequence ATGTTGCCTCGTCTTCTGTTGCTTCTTTGCTGCCTGCTGCTTACTGCGCCAGCGTGCGCCGCCGAAGCGCCGGCGACCCGCACCATCATCCTGGTGCGCCACGGTGACTACCGGGCCGATCCCGCGGCTGACAAGAAGCTCGGCCCGCATCTGGCCCCGATCGGCGTAGCCCAGGCGCATCTGGTCGGTGCGCGGCTGGCTGCGCTGCCGAACCACTTCGATGCGATGTATGTGAGCCCGGTGCAGCGGGCGCGCGATACCGCGGCGGTGATTGCCGGAGACTTCCCGGGCCGCCATTTCGAAGTGGTTGGCGATCTTGAGGAATGCATGCCGCCGACGCGTCGCAAGGAAGTGACCGTTGACGAGAAGCCGGCTGATCTGGCTGCCTGCAAGCAGCAGTTCGACCGCCTGTTCGCGCAGTATTTCAAGCCGGCCCACGGTCACCCGCAGACGGACTTGATGGTTTGCCACGGCAACGTGATCCGCAACATGGTGGTTCGGGCGCTGGGTGTCGACAGCGCGGCGTGGCTGGAAATGTCGGTTGAGAATGCCAGCATCACCAAAATTCTGGTCGAGGCCGATGGCCGCTTCAAAGTCATTTCCGTCGGTGACGTCGGGCACATTCCGCCCAGCCTGCGCACCGGTGCCACCGGCGATATCGAACGCAGCCTGGCGATTCCCGTTTTGCCCTAG
- a CDS encoding serine hydrolase domain-containing protein: MRLPRKMLLVSLLVCTPVLAQAAPAELSPTQATSIDRYVNAEMARERIPGAEVGVYIDGHAVLVKGYGLANVEWHAPVTSTTLMQSGSVGKQFAATAVMMLVEQGKVNLDDSITQYFTDAPASWQPIKLKNLLSHTSGLSEYETEERMKPGGLFDMRKDFTEDELVKKIETLPIEFKPGDDWAYRNTNYALLGVLIHKVTGQNYRDYMHDHIFAPLGMVSTRGISDRDVIPGRAAGYEIADGQLNNQTWISPSLNSTADGTLYFNVVDLEKWDRALYGTTLLSQKSLDTMWTPFVLNDGKPNASHYGFGWVDDSMNGHRMIQHSGSWQGFTCTINRYVDDKLTVVVLTNLDAGHSSPVAMAQVIAGLIEPALMPKPIPLIKDTRPAIAKHARDVLHGMLAGKNIASEFSADAGYTFTPTDATDMRSQLPAKWDTAPLQLIKRAEHDGAVRSVYRVGPEGDTRIMLVELDAKGKLVNLAVRADPDNR, encoded by the coding sequence ATGCGCCTGCCCCGCAAAATGCTGCTTGTTTCGTTGCTTGTCTGCACGCCGGTACTCGCGCAGGCCGCACCCGCCGAACTCAGCCCGACGCAAGCGACCTCCATCGATCGCTATGTCAACGCAGAGATGGCGCGCGAGCGCATTCCCGGTGCCGAAGTCGGCGTCTACATCGACGGTCATGCGGTGCTGGTGAAAGGCTACGGGCTGGCCAACGTCGAATGGCATGCGCCGGTCACGTCAACCACGCTGATGCAGTCCGGCTCGGTCGGCAAGCAGTTCGCCGCCACCGCGGTGATGATGCTGGTGGAACAAGGCAAGGTTAACCTCGACGACAGCATCACCCAATACTTCACCGATGCGCCGGCGAGCTGGCAGCCGATCAAGCTGAAGAACCTGCTGTCGCATACCTCCGGCCTGTCCGAATACGAGACCGAGGAGCGCATGAAACCCGGCGGTCTGTTCGACATGCGCAAGGACTTCACCGAAGACGAACTGGTGAAGAAGATCGAAACCCTGCCGATCGAATTCAAGCCGGGCGACGACTGGGCCTATCGCAACACCAACTACGCCCTGCTCGGCGTGCTGATCCACAAGGTCACCGGCCAGAACTACCGCGACTACATGCACGATCACATCTTCGCCCCGCTCGGCATGGTCTCCACCCGGGGCATCTCCGACCGCGATGTCATCCCCGGCCGCGCGGCCGGTTACGAAATCGCCGACGGTCAGTTGAACAACCAGACCTGGATATCACCCAGCCTCAACTCCACTGCCGACGGCACGCTCTATTTCAACGTCGTCGATCTGGAGAAGTGGGACCGTGCGCTTTACGGCACCACTCTGCTCAGCCAGAAATCACTGGACACCATGTGGACACCGTTCGTGCTCAACGACGGCAAACCCAACGCCAGCCACTACGGCTTCGGCTGGGTCGATGACAGCATGAACGGGCATCGCATGATCCAGCATTCCGGCTCATGGCAAGGCTTCACCTGCACCATCAACCGCTATGTCGATGACAAGCTCACCGTGGTGGTACTCACCAACCTCGACGCCGGCCACTCCAGCCCCGTCGCCATGGCGCAGGTTATCGCCGGTCTGATCGAACCGGCACTGATGCCGAAGCCGATCCCGCTCATCAAGGACACCCGACCCGCCATCGCCAAACACGCACGCGACGTGCTGCATGGCATGCTGGCCGGCAAGAACATCGCCAGCGAATTCAGCGCCGATGCCGGCTACACCTTCACCCCCACCGACGCCACCGACATGCGCAGCCAGTTGCCAGCGAAGTGGGACACCGCGCCACTGCAGCTGATCAAACGCGCTGAACACGACGGCGCGGTGCGCTCGGTGTATCGCGTGGGGCCGGAAGGCGATACGCGGATCATGCTGGTGGAACTGGATGCGAAGGGGAAGTTGGTGAATCTGGCGGTGAGGGCCGATCCGGATAATCGGTAG
- a CDS encoding IS5 family transposase: MKQRSFASLSFEVKKKPTRRERFLGEMDKVVPWADLLALIEPSYPTSGRRGRPPMAASTMLRIHFMQQWYALSDPAMEDALYEIESMRRFAGLELNEDAIPDESTILKFRRFLEQHGLAVKIFEAVNAHLSGQGLLLRQGTIVDATIIQAPSSTKNADKQRDPDMRQTKKGQQWYFGMKAHIGVDVESGLVHTVTTTPANVGDVTEVDKLLHGQEKTVHADAGYQGAEKRAPKRGRTWHIAAKRGSVKAMPEGELKDAVKHTEHMKAAVRAKVEHPFRVVKRQFGYQKVRFKGLLKNTAQILTLFALSNLWMVRRTLLASAGEVRL; this comes from the coding sequence ATGAAGCAGCGTTCGTTCGCCTCGTTGAGTTTTGAAGTCAAGAAGAAGCCGACACGTCGTGAGCGGTTTCTGGGTGAGATGGACAAAGTCGTGCCGTGGGCCGACCTGCTGGCGCTGATCGAACCGAGCTATCCGACCTCCGGTCGTCGCGGTCGCCCGCCGATGGCGGCATCGACGATGCTGCGGATCCACTTCATGCAGCAGTGGTACGCACTGAGCGATCCAGCGATGGAAGATGCGTTGTACGAGATCGAGTCCATGCGCCGGTTTGCCGGGCTGGAGCTGAACGAGGACGCGATTCCGGACGAGTCGACGATCCTGAAGTTCCGTCGCTTCCTGGAGCAGCACGGCCTGGCGGTGAAGATCTTCGAAGCGGTCAATGCGCACCTGAGCGGCCAGGGCCTGTTGCTACGCCAGGGCACGATCGTGGATGCCACGATCATTCAGGCGCCGTCCTCGACCAAGAATGCGGACAAACAGCGTGACCCGGACATGCGCCAGACGAAGAAGGGCCAGCAGTGGTACTTCGGCATGAAAGCGCACATCGGGGTGGACGTGGAATCGGGGCTGGTGCACACGGTAACCACGACACCTGCCAACGTGGGCGACGTGACGGAAGTGGACAAGTTGCTGCACGGCCAAGAGAAGACGGTGCATGCCGATGCCGGCTACCAAGGCGCCGAGAAACGGGCACCCAAGCGCGGCCGCACGTGGCATATCGCGGCCAAACGCGGCAGCGTGAAGGCGATGCCCGAGGGCGAGTTGAAGGATGCGGTCAAGCACACCGAGCACATGAAGGCCGCGGTTCGAGCCAAGGTGGAGCATCCGTTCCGGGTGGTGAAGCGGCAGTTCGGCTATCAGAAGGTGCGCTTCAAGGGCTTGCTCAAGAACACCGCTCAGATACTCACGCTGTTCGCGCTATCGAATCTGTGGATGGTGCGACGAACGTTGCTAGCGTCCGCAGGGGAGGTGCGCCTGTGA
- a CDS encoding DUF4124 domain-containing protein: protein MKVRPNRIRLSCIAVLLLTAAGCAGAQNIYKCTSAAGVSYTDRPCPKGQGELLHQADDTEVIDRYLRLGQDNLAKSYADSHHLEALYQQRIEVRQQTQDEKAQRQADEAYATQIRDEQAQQQAQRDEAAERNRLQGENEALREQNAAYQDQLTQEASRPAPAYFAPYPNRRPRRDHHHDGDGGHDHEPPSTEPIFHPCKQLAGGRTQC, encoded by the coding sequence ATGAAAGTCCGACCGAACCGAATCCGGTTGTCATGCATCGCGGTGCTGCTGCTGACTGCAGCGGGCTGCGCCGGTGCACAGAACATCTACAAGTGCACCAGTGCTGCAGGGGTCAGCTACACCGACCGCCCCTGCCCGAAAGGCCAGGGCGAATTACTGCATCAGGCTGACGACACCGAAGTCATTGACCGCTACCTGCGACTGGGTCAGGACAACCTGGCCAAAAGCTACGCCGACTCGCACCATCTTGAAGCGCTTTACCAGCAACGCATCGAAGTGCGGCAACAGACGCAGGACGAAAAAGCGCAACGCCAGGCTGATGAAGCCTACGCCACTCAAATACGCGACGAACAGGCACAGCAACAAGCACAACGCGACGAAGCCGCCGAACGCAATCGCCTGCAAGGCGAGAACGAGGCACTGCGCGAGCAGAATGCGGCTTATCAGGATCAACTGACGCAGGAAGCCTCCCGCCCTGCACCCGCCTATTTCGCACCCTATCCGAACCGTCGCCCCCGCCGCGATCATCACCACGACGGTGACGGTGGACACGATCACGAACCGCCTTCAACCGAACCTATCTTCCATCCGTGCAAACAGCTCGCCGGTGGACGCACGCAGTGCTGA
- a CDS encoding phosphotransferase: MNDPTHLAHGLVGDNTPPDWPALGADEVGDLLRDYPSVTGPTRIRWHSPRPLSAACLVETDAGVLFVKRHHHRVRTAATLGEEHRFIAHLRDRGMPIPGLLRNVERSTVSTRGEWVYEAHQCAAGIDLYRELISWEPLSACSHAFNAGSMLAGLHHAATDYHAAQRNTHILVARSDLIQAADPVATLTAQLPQRPGLEHYLRDRHWQHDLHELLAPWHPVVQPALARQLPLWTHGDWHVSNLYWSDDSASATVSNVLDFGLCARNFALFDLATAIERNAIAWLELDHHTDIAHPDIAHALIDGYHQQRPLTQADRDVLANLLPLVHVDFALSEIEYYHAITQSPANADLAYDAFLCGHAAWFHTRHGQALLRGIRNAD, encoded by the coding sequence ATGAACGACCCCACCCACCTCGCGCACGGACTGGTCGGCGACAACACGCCGCCGGACTGGCCTGCGCTCGGCGCAGACGAAGTCGGCGATCTGCTGCGTGATTACCCGTCGGTGACTGGCCCGACCCGAATCCGCTGGCACAGTCCGCGACCGCTGTCGGCGGCCTGTCTGGTCGAAACGGACGCAGGCGTGCTGTTCGTCAAGCGCCATCACCATCGCGTGCGCACGGCAGCAACGCTGGGTGAGGAGCATCGCTTCATCGCGCATCTGCGTGATCGCGGCATGCCGATTCCCGGCCTGTTGCGCAACGTTGAGCGCAGCACGGTCAGCACGCGCGGCGAATGGGTGTATGAAGCTCACCAGTGCGCCGCCGGCATCGACCTGTACCGCGAGTTGATCTCGTGGGAACCGTTGTCCGCCTGCTCACACGCTTTCAACGCCGGAAGCATGCTGGCCGGCCTGCATCACGCCGCGACTGACTATCACGCGGCTCAGCGCAACACGCATATTCTGGTGGCGCGCAGCGACTTGATTCAGGCGGCTGATCCGGTCGCGACCTTGACCGCGCAACTGCCGCAACGACCCGGACTGGAGCACTATCTTCGCGATCGCCACTGGCAGCATGACCTGCATGAACTGCTCGCCCCGTGGCATCCCGTCGTACAACCGGCGCTGGCGCGACAACTGCCGCTGTGGACACATGGCGACTGGCATGTCTCCAACCTTTACTGGAGCGATGACAGCGCCAGCGCAACCGTCAGCAACGTGCTCGACTTCGGTTTGTGCGCGCGCAACTTCGCGCTGTTTGATCTGGCCACGGCGATCGAGCGTAATGCGATCGCGTGGCTGGAACTGGACCATCACACCGACATAGCGCATCCCGACATCGCCCATGCGCTAATCGATGGCTATCACCAACAGCGGCCGCTGACTCAAGCCGACCGCGATGTACTGGCCAACCTGCTGCCGCTGGTACACGTGGATTTTGCGTTGTCCGAAATCGAGTATTACCACGCCATCACGCAATCACCGGCCAACGCGGATCTGGCCTACGACGCGTTCCTGTGCGGCCACGCCGCGTGGTTCCACACCCGCCACGGACAGGCACTGTTGCGCGGCATCCGCAACGCCGACTAA